GGACGAATTTCAGGATATCAACCAGATTCAGTATGATGTGATCAAAATGCTGGCAGCTCCGCAGAACAACCTGTTTGTGGTAGGCGATGAGGATCAGTCGATTTATGGATTCAGAGGAGCGAAGGCAGAGCTGATGTTTCAGTTTGAAAAAGACTATCCGGCGGCAAAACGAATTGTTCTGAATGAAAATTATCGCTCTACCGGCAATATTGTCCGCTGCGCCAACCGTGTGATCAAAAACAATCAGATGCGGTATGAAAAGCAGATAAAGGCCGTGAAGCCAGACGGTGATACTTTGCATGTCCAGGAAGTAAAAGATCCGAAAGAAGAGGCGGCATATCTGGCGGACGAAATCGAAAAAGAACTGAAAAAAGGCCGTCAGGAAGAAGACATCGCAGTACTGTTCCGGACGAAGAACGAGACAGCCCCGCTTGTGGAGGAATTGTCCCGCAGAAGGATCTCGTTTTGGATGAGAGAGCAGATTTTCAACATTTATCATCATTTTATTGGAGAAAATATTGCGTCTTATTTTAAAATGGCGCTGGGGGATCGGAGCAGAAGAACATTTCTGAATGTGATGAATCGTCCGAAACGCTATCTGTCCAGAGAAAGTCTGGGATCGGAAGAAGTTTCTTTTGAGGAACTGCGGAATTTCTACTGTGACAAAAGCTGGATGCTGGATCGGATCGATCAGTTGGATGTGGATCTGCGGATCCTGAACCGGATGACTCCATATGGAGCAATTCAGTATCTGAAGAAGTCTGTGGGGTATGTGGATTTCCTGAAAGAATATGCCGAACAGAACAAAAGAAATGCAGAAGATCTCTTTGAAATCCTCTACCAGATCGAAAGCCAGGCAAAAGAATTTAAGACACTGGAAGAGTGGCTGAATTACAGAGAGGAATATACACTTTCTTTAAAGATATTGCAGCAGAAAATGGATCGGACGGCAGGAAGCGGGATTCAGTTGATGACGTTGCACGGAGCGAAAGGGCTGGAGTATCCGGTGGTCTTTCTTCCGGAAGCCAATGAAACGATTCTTCCTCACCGCAAGAGTCGGACAAAGGAAGAACTGGAAGAAGAGCGTCGTCTGTTTTATGTGGGCATGACAAGAGCGAAGGAAAGGCTTGTTATTTCATACTGTGTAACAAAAAACGGAAAGGATCTGATACCTTCCCGTTTTGTTGATGAAATTTTTTCGGTAGAAGAATAGATCTATTCACTTATCTCGTCAAATTCCTGAGTGTCCAGCCACTCATCGAATGCATCTGCGGCGATCTCATATTCTTCATCATCTAAGATATTGTCCAGCTCGGGTTCGCCGTCTTCAGACTCCAGATAACGGTAGATGAAGACTTCCCCGTCTGTGTTGTCTCCTTCTTCATCTAAGGGGAGAAGGGCAATATATTTCTGACCATTGGTTTCGTAAATCGTAAGGACCAGGCACTCCAGCGTCTCATCATTGTCCAGAGTCAGGGTCACAGTGATTGATTCTTCGTTCATAGGAACCTCCTGTTTTCTTGATGTTTTAACTCTATCAAATCTTTGAAAAAAATGCAATACTATTGACAATATTGGGAAACAAGGTAGAATAATGAAGGGAATGTCTGTTTTGGACGTTTTAGCAGAATCGAGAAGTTGAAATGGAGATATCTTATGAAAAAGAAAGTGATGTATAGCTTGTTTTTGGTATTGTTTTCGCTGTTTCTACTGGCCGGATGTAAGAAAAATGTAGGAACCTCTGAGGATAATGCGGTTGTAGATGAAGAGAATCAGACGGAAGAAATATCTTATGATTATACCTTTGGATTTACTTGTATCGATATGTCGAATCCGTATTATGATACACTGGAAAAGTCTATCGAGACGGAACTGGAGAAAGTGGGATGCTCTCTGATGACAAGAGATCCTGCGCTGAATGTAGAGACGCAGATCCAACAGATCCAGGAGATGATCGATGCCGGAGTAGATGCGGTGTTCCTGTGTCCGGTAGACTGGGAAGCGATCCAGCCGGCGATTGATGCACTGAATGAGGCGGAGATTCCGATTATCAATATTGATACCCAGATCAAGGATGTGGAATCCATCACAGCTTATGTGGGATCAGACAATAAAAACGCAGGTTATGTCTGCGGAGAAAACCTGATCGAGCTGAAGCCGGATGGCGGAAAAGTGGTCATTCTGGAAAGCCCGTCCATGAACTCGGTGAATGAACGTATTACCGGATTTGAAGAGGCAATTGCCGGAAAAGGATTTGAGATTGTCGCAAGATATGACACCAAAGGAGATCTGGAACAGTCCAGACAGGCAATGGAGAAAATCCTGGCCCAGTATTCAGACATTGACGCAGTCATGTGCGGGAATGATCAGTCCGCGCTGGGGGCACTGGTTTCCCTTGGGGTTGCTCAAAGAGACGATATCCTGATCTACGGAGTGGACGGTTCTCCAGATCTGAAAAAAGAACTGGCAAAATCCAATACCGCAATTGCGGGAACCGGAGCACAGTCGCCGATCAATGAAGGAAAAGATGCCGTGAAAGTGGGACTTGCTATTTTGAACGGTGAAGATTACGAGAAAAATACATATGAGCCAACCTTCTTTATCAATAAGGATAATGTAAAGATGTACGGAA
This window of the Mediterraneibacter butyricigenes genome carries:
- a CDS encoding ATP-dependent helicase; translation: MKQDNSRKKLNPAQSEAVAHNDGPCLVLAGPGSGKTLTVVKRVKRLLEEKKAVPDEILVITFTKYAAREMKERFWAEMDGKKLPVTFGTFHGIYYGILKWAYRLGPANILSEEEKYQILGHVASFYELDAAQEQDFLTNLSSEIGVVKNSRYKIEKYEAKSCPVQSFREIYKDYEKKRKELKKIDFDDMLVLCCRLFEKRPDLLKLWQDKFRYILVDEFQDINQIQYDVIKMLAAPQNNLFVVGDEDQSIYGFRGAKAELMFQFEKDYPAAKRIVLNENYRSTGNIVRCANRVIKNNQMRYEKQIKAVKPDGDTLHVQEVKDPKEEAAYLADEIEKELKKGRQEEDIAVLFRTKNETAPLVEELSRRRISFWMREQIFNIYHHFIGENIASYFKMALGDRSRRTFLNVMNRPKRYLSRESLGSEEVSFEELRNFYCDKSWMLDRIDQLDVDLRILNRMTPYGAIQYLKKSVGYVDFLKEYAEQNKRNAEDLFEILYQIESQAKEFKTLEEWLNYREEYTLSLKILQQKMDRTAGSGIQLMTLHGAKGLEYPVVFLPEANETILPHRKSRTKEELEEERRLFYVGMTRAKERLVISYCVTKNGKDLIPSRFVDEIFSVEE
- a CDS encoding DUF1292 domain-containing protein — translated: MNEESITVTLTLDNDETLECLVLTIYETNGQKYIALLPLDEEGDNTDGEVFIYRYLESEDGEPELDNILDDEEYEIAADAFDEWLDTQEFDEISE
- a CDS encoding sugar ABC transporter substrate-binding protein; this translates as MKKKVMYSLFLVLFSLFLLAGCKKNVGTSEDNAVVDEENQTEEISYDYTFGFTCIDMSNPYYDTLEKSIETELEKVGCSLMTRDPALNVETQIQQIQEMIDAGVDAVFLCPVDWEAIQPAIDALNEAEIPIINIDTQIKDVESITAYVGSDNKNAGYVCGENLIELKPDGGKVVILESPSMNSVNERITGFEEAIAGKGFEIVARYDTKGDLEQSRQAMEKILAQYSDIDAVMCGNDQSALGALVSLGVAQRDDILIYGVDGSPDLKKELAKSNTAIAGTGAQSPINEGKDAVKVGLAILNGEDYEKNTYEPTFFINKDNVKMYGTDGWQ